In the Candidatus Aminicenantes bacterium genome, CTGGCGCTGGACAGCATCAACGGCGAAGTGATCGTGCAGCCCACCCAGGCCGTGGTCGCCGAGATCACCATCAAGAGCGAAAAATACCAGATCTACCGCGAACAGCTTAAAACGCTCAGCCAGTTGCCGGAACTGACCCGCGACCATCATCAGTTCCATCTCTACGCCAATATCGAGCTCCCTTTCGAAAGCGAAATTGTCCAGGCGTACGGGGCCAAGGGCATCGGCTTGTTCCACACCGAATTCATGTACCTGGACGACAAAATGAACCTGGCGGAGGAAGCGCAGTACCTGATATACAAGAGCATCGCCCAGAACATATTCCCCCATCCGTTGGTCGTCCGCACCTACGACCTGGGCCGCGACAAATCGGACGCAGCCGCGCCCGGCCGCGAAGAGAACCCCTCGCTGGGACTGATGGCCGTGCGCATGTTCCTAAAGAAAAAGGAAGCGTTCAAAATCCAGATCAAGGCCATCCAGCGGGCCAACAGCAGCGGCAACATCAGGATCCTGTTCCCGATGATCACCGAGATCGAGGAAATTCACGCCATCCGGGCCATCATGGCCGAAACCAAGGAGGAGTTGCTGCACGAGGGCCATTATCCGAAGAAGGACGTCGCGGTCGGCATCATGCTGGAGATCCCGGCCGCGGTGCGGCTGATCCGCTACCTGAAGGACGATGTCGATTTCTTTTCGATCGGGACCAACGACCTGATCCAGTACCTGCTGGCCGTGGACCGCAACAACAGCGAGGTGGCTTACCTGTTCAGCCCCTTCCACCCGGCCTTCGTCCACATCCTCAAGGAGATCCGCCAGGAAGCGGCCCGCATCGGCAAGGAAGTCACCATCTGCGGCGAAATGGCCGGCAAGTGCTTCCAGGCGCTGATGCTTCTGGGCATGGGCTTCACCCATTTTTCCATGAACGCCATGGCCATCGCCGAGATCAAGAGGGTGTTCACCCAGATCCATTACAGCCGTTTGCGAAAAATCGTCGCCGAGTTGGACCGCTTCAGCTCGCGTACGGAAATCGAGGAATACCTCACCGAATCGCTGCTGAAGCTGTACCCCGACCTGCTGATCCGCCAACGCTTGTTCTAGAAATTATCGAACCAGGTATTCGTGACGCGTGACGGAGCAGGCAATCATTACACGTACTTTAAAAATACATCCCTGACTTTATCCGTCAACTGGGTGATCGTTTCCTTGGTATATCCGGACACCGGGATGGGTTTTTCGATTGAGAATTCGATCCGGCC is a window encoding:
- the ptsP gene encoding phosphoenolpyruvate--protein phosphotransferase — its product is MIRIKGKAVSPGIVMGKAMLYDSAREVIRPEKIAEKSVEREIWRLENAVKKTQAQLKKINRDLQKVMGRDSALIIETQYMLIQDNHLLDEIKVAIKGNLVKAEWAIKETEKKYLRIFNTIPDLSFKTKSNDISDVLSRLIENLKRSGRSSPAAHPGQVILVADDITPSEAAKLMGSNKLLGLVLNKGGETSHTVILARTMGIPAIMDTANATESIADGDELALDSINGEVIVQPTQAVVAEITIKSEKYQIYREQLKTLSQLPELTRDHHQFHLYANIELPFESEIVQAYGAKGIGLFHTEFMYLDDKMNLAEEAQYLIYKSIAQNIFPHPLVVRTYDLGRDKSDAAAPGREENPSLGLMAVRMFLKKKEAFKIQIKAIQRANSSGNIRILFPMITEIEEIHAIRAIMAETKEELLHEGHYPKKDVAVGIMLEIPAAVRLIRYLKDDVDFFSIGTNDLIQYLLAVDRNNSEVAYLFSPFHPAFVHILKEIRQEAARIGKEVTICGEMAGKCFQALMLLGMGFTHFSMNAMAIAEIKRVFTQIHYSRLRKIVAELDRFSSRTEIEEYLTESLLKLYPDLLIRQRLF